ATAGACACGATCAACCGCTACAGCCCATCAATACTCAGGTTTGATCTCCGCCATCAGGTCTTATGGGATGGCTGTGATTAATAAATATATTTACTATTGAGCCAGAATCGGTCCACTCAATGCTCAATACAACAGTTCTCTCCAATCAAACCTGGAATTTATAACCGCTGAAATGCTTCGTTTTGTCATCTTTTTCCTAACCTCCACTTGCTTTAATTTTGGCTCAGACGTTATCCGCGAATTATTGATACCTGATGTTTCCTACACCCATGTTACAATCAGCGAATCTGGAGAATTTCGTTTATTCTTCAACAATCCTAAAAAATCCAAGGAGCTGCTGTTGATTGGACCGGATGACTCCGAGCAGATTATTCGTTCAGAAAGCGGACAATACTTTGTGAGCCCTGTTTTCTTGGGTGAAAATGTCCTATCTTTCCGACGCAAAATAGAGCGAGATCCAAACAAAGATGCAAGGGATCATTTCGAATTGGGCACGACGTTTGTCGATCTAAAGAACCCTAAACGCAACTTCGATTTTGTAAAGAAACTGACTAACAGAAATTACTCTATAACACAGAAATTAGAGAACAGCCTTATATTCGGTATGCCAAACGAATCATACATTGATACTCTTTCACGAGAGCTCAATCAATCTAAAGAAGACAAAAACGGTTTCAAAATACCGATTTTCGAGAGATCAAGAGCAATCCCTTTTAAATTGGACATCGAGAACGATGTTATCAAATTCTATGAGCAGCTCAAGTCAGAGTGGGCTAATAGGTGGATCTGTGATTCATCCGAGAATCCGACGTTGGGATTTTCTTCTATAAGAACAGACAACAGAGCGCTTCTCTATAATGGCCAAAACATCGAAGAAACAACACTACCGCAAGGCTGTATTCCTCTGAATACGCGGAAAGATGGAACTCATTTCGCGATCAAACGCAACTCTGTTGAAGATTACAGCTTAATCATACTTTCTTCAGGGGGAAGAGAAATAGTAGAAACTATTTATGAATTCAAAGGGCGATCAAAGTTTTTCGAAACGAGGAGAATAAGATTGAGCCATGAAAACCTCGAATCTTTAGGAATTCTACTTCATAGTGTGAAAGATGATTCATTTGTGTGGGTGAGCGACATAGAAGACTACCGGAAAGTCTATAAATTCCTAACTAAGAAATACAAAAATTATACAGAATTTGTCAAAAATAAGTTGATTAGTAGTCATGTGAAGCTACACGAGGTTTCGAGGAAGGGTAGAATACTCACGTTTGTAGTAAAAGATCCTTCAAATGCTTCTTACCTCTACGAATTAGATTTAGATGCCAAGTCCTTGAAAAAGATACTACACCTATGGACCGATCCAAAAGAAATCCCACAAGAATCTCTAAAAATCGACAAAATACCTCTCGATAAACATAACGTAAACATCCCGGTCTTAAAAAATATATATCGCGAAAAGTCTCCAATCATAGTCCTCTTTCATGTTAAATTTGGATCAGTCTCTTTACCAGAATCAGGAGAAAATAGGCCGTTAATGACTATCCTGGATCACCATGGATATGACTCTGTTCACGTAACCTTGCCTGGAACAAGAGGACACGGCGAGGCTTTCTTTAACTTGGGAAAGGAAGGCTTACATGGAGTCTATGAAGACACCTTTAAAGCTGTAATTGACGATATTTCTGAAACTTATCCAGACCGCAAAATTGTCGTTTTTTCGAGCCATTTATTAACACCGTCAGTGCTGAATTCTGCGATAAAGAACCAATTACCTTTGGACGGAATGCTGTTATCCATTCCCATTTACGACGCTAGAAGATCAGGCATCCATCACAGTTGGTCATTCTTTCGTTCTATCGGCATTGATTATTACAATCGAGATGAATGGGTTGGCGAGACTGATAATAGAAATTCTGAATTCTCAGAAATCGAAGTGATTAATAAGTTCGGAGCTATAAATTTCCCGGTGCACAATTTGTTCCTTGGAAAAGACAACATTGGTTATCGTGAATTTCAGTCGTACAAAAGAAGGAATAAAAACACCCTCTCAGAAAACGTATTATATGACAAAATCGCAGATGCACCAAAGGGAGACGATCTTGCAGTTTTAATCCACAAGGAACTCCTCAACAGCCTTGAATACCTACTTCGCAAATGAAGTTTCAAATCATCAAATCTACTCCCCTAGTCCGCGTAACACCAGCATCGCTTCGTCAGCCCGCTCGAACGGGACGAATACATGATCGTGGTTAAATCCAGCGAAGACGTTTGCTGGGATACGCTGTGCTGCCAGAGCGCCGGCGAAAACCGCCGTAAAACCGACCGCCTCCAGGCTAGACTGAACCGTTAAGGTGATTGCTGCAAAAATACCTTCATAAGCCATCCCATGACTATCAGCATGTAACTTAGGCACCACAAGTGTCAGACCCTCAGGCTCCTGAAACGAAGCAATAGGTTCAAGCTCAGCATGCTTACCGTAGAGCCCTCCTTCAAAGCTGAGGAAAACGAATTCGCCAGGGATGCGCTCAGGGGAAATATCTCTTAGCAGCGCTTTGAGTTCGTTTTCGTTCTCATTCATCATCCAGTTCAGCCTTCAACCAATCTATGGCGTTGACTTCACCGCAGAGATTGATCCGTTCTGCGTAGCGTGACCAAAGATCGGGATCTGTATTCACAGCATCGATCAGTGGCCTTGTTTCACGGAGCACTCTCACCACTCGATCATATTCGTCATCGATACTTCGTCGCGCTTGTGCGACAGAAAGACCGTCATAGGGTGACGGGTAATCTTCTGGAAGACCTTCCAAGCCAGCTCGCTCGATAGATATGCCCGAGAGGTATTCCACGGCATAGCGCCCGAGGCCTATGCCACTCAAACGCTCTCCCATTGATGATACTAAGGCACGCACCTCGACGCTATCTTCTTCAGAGAGGGTCAAAGCCTGCCAAATTAGTGAGTCGCCCAGTTCGCGCATGTCGTTGGCATAAGGGACAACCACCTGTGCTGCGCTCAATGCTCGTGCCTCAGAATAGCTATTCCCGACAGCCAAGAAGACATCCTGTGCATTCAACATGAAATGCTGCGCATAATTCTCAAATCCGGTTCGATGCGATGTCTCATTAAGAACAGAAATAGCCTCATCCATTTGCCCGGACTGCGCCAGACTTTGAGCATAAAGATACCCGGCCAAAGCATTGCTGGAATCCACCTCGAAAAACCGCTGTCGGAACTCTTTTTGCTCCTCAGGCTCAAGGCCACTCAAATTGGCAGCAGCATACAGGGCAAATGGGTTTTCAGGCTCTTGCTCCAAGCTTGTGCGAATCAGATCGATATCAACTAGCAACATACCTGCCGCAGCGAATCTATCTGCAAAAAGGCTGTTTCTGGGAATACCCCTCAGCCACACGTCGGCAGCAGCACGGCTCAGAGGCTTATCCTTTAAAAAATCAAAAACCTCACTTTGCCGGTCATCCGGCTGGGATGGTTTCTTTTCTATCCCGTCCAGCTCAACCAGCGAATTTCGGTCAACTTGGTCAGACCTATTAATTTCTACATCAGTGACACCCGGCCCGAAGAAAACCCACATCACACCCACGACAATCGCACCTATTAAAGCAGCTAAGGTGTGAGATATGGCTGTCTTCATGCCGAAATAAAGGGTAGCCGCATCACGTCTGTCAAATCCACGCTTCCGCCACTCTAATCAAAGATTCCCGCTAAATACTCTAGAGCATCCATCCGGATGGGCATGAAGTATAAGTGATCATCATTCGCTTTGACCTCCTCGACAATTTCTCGTGCGACTGCTTGGTTTCCGGCCACAGTGAAGGCGAAATCGCGTGGGAAGAGGGCCTGGTTTATATCGATCCAATAAGCCTTACTCTTTTCGCTACGGACAGGCGATAAGCCCCAAAAAATGGGTATTTCGGCAGGTAACAGATCGCGATAGGCCCGCAATAAATCAATGGAGAAGAAAGGCTGACTAAACAACCCACAGGCCCCGGCATCCATCTTCTTACGCACATACTCAAATTCGTCCTGCATTCCCTGGCGGTATGGGTCGAGCCCGGCATAGACATGCAGGTCGGGCCGGAGCTCACGAAGCTTAGTAATCACTGATAAACAATGGCCGGATGCCCGTTCGACCATTTTACCTGGAGACGGGTCCCCCGATACAACCAGCACTTCCCCAAAACCCTCCACGGCAGCAAGGAGACGCTCTTCGGCACCATCGACATCAAAATCAACCGCACGTATATGAGGCACTTGATTTTCAAAATGCGGAGCCACCGCGCGGCACGCTTCCCAGCTCGGCGTTTTAAACCGCACGAGATCAGGGATATTCACGGTGTCGATCTGAGGAAACCGACGCGCGATTCCCTCTGCCTCTTCTAGTAAGACAGCCTGTTTACGTGGAACGAGTTCGATCGAATAGCGCGTCATAAAAATAGAGTGATTAAAAAGCACAGGCATCCTATAGAAATTCTAATTTTCCTGGAGCACAGATTACGCAGATTTACACAGATAAGTATTTTGTTATTAGGTGTTTATGATTGTCCTCGAGAAGGATGAAAGTTACATGATTACCTTTGAATTGGCGAGGTATCCATACGCTTTATCCTGTAGAATTTTGTGAACGATTCTCTTTTTCGTAAATCTCTCTTGTTCATAAAGATCTGTGAATATCTGCGTAATCTGTGGTCAAAATCATGGGATAGTTGTGATTAAAAAGGATGATTTCTCAGCCGCAGAAGCATTTTTCAACGAAACCATAGCACCGTCATTTTGAATTTATTTTCCGCGTTTTTCTGCGCATTCCGCGGCTCATTGAATATTTTGAATTGCATGCCCAGGGACACGTAAACTCTCCATTCACCCATTTCTTTGCCGCAGAAGACGCGGAGTAGCGCGGAAAAATTTTTCTTAACGAAGTCATTCTATCGTCATTTCTATTTCAATTCTGCTCACTCCGCGGCTCGTTGTTTTCTACACTGAACACATCGAGACATGAGAGCTTCACTATCACCTACTGCGAGCCATGCGTTCGATTTCAACTTTCGGATGGGCACCGAAGTTAATCAGGAAACCTAGTTCTAGCCCGGTAGCCTTCAGATAGTTTATCATCTGTGCCCGGTGCACATGGGCGAGGGCCTTCACCCCTTTAATTTCGAGTATAATTTTTCCGTAGCAGATGAAATCTGGGGCATACTGCTGCTCTAAAGGCTCGCCTTTGTATTCCAATTGCAACCGAGCTTGCTCACGGAATGGGATGCTCTGTCTTGTGAGTTCTTTACACAGGCACTCCTGATAAACGGCTTCAAGAAAACCACATCCCATTTCTCGGTATACTTCAAAAACAGCACCCCGAATGGCGTAGGACTCGTCGCGATAAAGAAACTTTGAATCGTCGATGTTTTTAGCATCAGAAGATGTGGAACTCTCCATTGACTCATTTTCGGGAAAATTCATCCAAGCTCCATTTTAAATTTAATTTCTGCGCTATTCTGCGTCTTCCGCGGCTCATTGAATATTCTGAATTGCAAGCCGAGAGGCACACACAAACTCTCCATAAACCCGTTTTTTTTAGCCGCAGAAGACGCGGAATTGCGCGGAAGTTTTATCCGGAAAGTCATTCTATCTTCATTTCAATTTTAAATTCCGCGCTTTTCTGCGTCTTCCGCGGCCTGTTAATTGTTCTCTAGAAATCAAAACCGACCTGGCCTACTACGCGGCGTCCCAACGCGGGGAATCCGTGAACAGATTCGTAGGATTCATCGAGCAGGTTGGTTGCAGCGAGGCGAAGCGTCATGTTTTCTCCGTAGTTGTAGCTAAGGCCCGCGTCGAATGTCAGGAAGTCTTCGCCATCAATACGCAGAAATGTCTGAGCATTGATGTCTTCTCTGCCCACGATCCAGCGTCCTTTAATGTCGAAGCCCCAGACATCACCGATATAGGCGTAGGAAACACTAGTGGTGTGCTCGGGGCGACGCAACAGGCGGAGATCGGATCCGGTATCCTCAGCCTCAAGCCAAGTATAGCTCATTCCAAACTCATGAGGCTGATCGACAGGACGGAAACGCGTCTCAAGTTCGACGCCACGCGTGCGTGCTTCAGCGATATTGATTGAGGTCGAAGGAAACACGGAAAAATCGCTAGTAATCAGGTTATCCAGATCGTTTTGAAAATAACCGATACGTGCTCCGAGTTGGCCATCCAGCCAAAATGTCTCAATATCTAGACCCCATCCGAGTGATTCCTCAGGCTCAAGATCTGGGTTGCCCACGAAGAATGGACTATCCGCAGTGAGTTCAAGAAAACTCGGCGCACGGAACCCAGTCCCGACGTTGGCTCTAAGAAATACCTTTTCTTCAACGGCTTCCCAAATCGCACCGGCCTTCCAAGTGATCTCAGAGCCAAAAGAGTCGAAGTCATCAGCACGCACCGCGGTGGACAGGGTGAAACGCTCGGTGACGTCCCAAAGATTCTCTACGAACACGGCATGCAGATCTTGATCGGTGTCGACTGAACCAAAACCGGTCGATAAGCTATCCGCGCGCTCGCCATTATATCCGAAGGTAAGGGTATGTGCTTCCAAGATAACCGTATTCTGTAAATCGATGACGAAGCGCTTGTTTTCAAGCAGCGTCTCGCTGGCAAAGGTGGGATCGATCGAAATAAACTCTTGATCCTGATAACCCAAGGTGAGTCGCGTGCTCCATGTGTCGGAGAAGGTCGCTTCGGCAAAAACTGTAGTGAGAAACTGTTCCTCGCTATCCTCGTTATCTAGATCATTAACAAAGCGACTGTTGGGGCTCCCGTAGATCTGATGAAAGCGACGAAAGGTCGTACCAATAGTCACTTCGTCTGACACCGCATAATCCAAACGCAGAGCCAACTGATCACTATCGAAGGCATTATTAGGACGCTCGTTATCTGTGGAAAACGCGCTTGCCGCGATGCTGAATGATAGAGCGTCATAAGCGCCTTGTGCATTCAAAGAGCCGCCGAATGTTTCATTGGAACCAAACAAACCACTCAGGCCATAGGTGAGATCACCCTCACCCTTGATTGAATTGATGGCAATGACTCCCCCGATTGCATCCGCGCCGTAGAGCACACTGTGTGGCCCACGTACGATCTCAATTTGCGACGTGTTCCCTGGAAGGACACCGCCCAAGAAATTTCCATACAATGTGTTCGCATCTGATACGCGAATGCCGTCGACCACAAATAACGTATGGTCGCTTTCGGTGCCGCGCAGGAAAATAGAAGATGCCGCCCCCTGAGCGCCATTCTGGGCGACATTTACACCAGGAACACGCTCAACTACCTCACTGAGTGATTGTGGAAAACTGACATCGATTTCAACCGAATCGATCAGGCTGACGGTGCTTGTTGCTTCCAACAAGGTGCGGTCTCCGCGGTGAGGCGTGACAACGACAAGTTCGAGCTCTTCCAATTGAGCGTGCGCTGAGACAGCACCTGAAAGACAGGCTAGGCTCAGGGTGAGGATTTTCTGGGTTGTTTTCATAGAAAGTGAATTGAATGTGCGTGGTGTGTAGAGAATTGGGGATGATTGCGAGCCATCAGAATTTGTTGCAGTCGAATGCTGTGCCCATTGGCACGGTAATGGTAAATCATTGATGGGGTTTGCTCAGATCTTGGAGCATTGCCAAGGCATCGATAGTTCGAGGGCCGTTCACAACGAAAAGACCTGGATCCGCCAGGACAAATCGAGGCCGCCGTATCTCAAAAACCAGCTTCCAAAACGGGTGGCTTCCGGCCTCGATAGCCGCGAGTGTCTGCTGATTGCGACGCAATGTGCCCGCCGTAGATGATGCGATCACAACGACATCGGGTATATCGGCCAGAACAGCCTCTTTGCTCAACTGGGGCCAGGCCGATGTTGAAGCGGCAGCAACATTCCGCAATCCGACCGTTTCAATCAAGTCGCCGGGAAAACTCCCCTCACCCGCCGCATAAAGATCTTCTGCATCATAAGTTAACAAGATAGACTTGCTGACTGAATTGCCATCAGCGCGAGCCTCCGCGACCAGCTCTTTCCAAGCATCGACTAAAGCCATGGCAGCTTCTAGCTCGCCCGCAATTTGGCCGATCAAAAGCGTCGCAGAGAAAAGATCATCAAGATCCTCCATCGGTGCAATGCGGACCGGAATGTCCAGACTGCGAAGCCGGTCTAAATTTTCATCAACAGCAGCCAAATGATTGATGAGAATAAGATCCGGATCTATCCCAAGTATGGTCTCAAAATCAGGGTCAATCATGCCGCCCACGTCGCGGACCATACGCGCTTCTTCGGGATAAGTAGCATACCGCGTTCGTCCTACTACATGGTCGCCATGCCCCAAATAGAAAAAGAGCTCCGTCAAACCTGAACCCAGAACAACAACGCGGTCGGCCTCAATCGGCGCTGCGGACACACCGCCCCAACCCCCAAACGCTATGAGCAACGAATAAATCAGACTGGAAAATCTATTACGAATCATCAAATCAAGATATCTTGATGCGATCGAAATAAATCCGGATTTGCTTCCCAGGTGTCAATGCGTTTTGTTTCTCCAACTTAAGGATCAGTATTTCTACATGACGATTTCAGTCCACTCCGATCTCCGCCAGAAAGACGAGGCGACCCACACTGAGCTGCATGCCACGCTAGCAGAGCGAATCATGATGCTCGACGGCGCCATGGGCACAATGATTCAACAACATAAATTGGAAGAGGCTGACTTCCGTGGCGAACGGTTTGCCGACCATCATTCAGATTTAAAGGGCAATAATGAGCTCTTGGTTTTCACCAGGCCAGAAATCATTGCGGACATTCACCGCGGATTCATGGAGGCCGGCTCTGACATCATTGAGACCAACACTTTTTCTGGGACGCGCCTATCCCAAGCAGACTATGAACTCGAAGACATCGTCCCAGAGCTCAATCAAGTCGCCGCTCGTCTGGCGGTCGACACGGCCCAAAAATTCATGGAGGAAAACCCGGGGCGCAAAGTCTACATTGCCGGAGCGATTGGCCCGACGACCAAGACGCTCTCGCTATCGCCCGACGTCAATGCTCCGGAATACCGCGCGGTTTCCTGGCAAGACGTGTACGACAGCTATTATGAGCAAATCGTCCACCTCGTCGAAGGCGGCGTGGATATTCTGATGCCAGAAACGGTGTTCGACACCCTCAATCTAAAGGCCTGCCTGTTTGCAATCGACGACTTCTTCAAGGCAACCGGCCGTCGCCTACCTGTCATCGTTTCTGTCACGATTACTGATGCTTCTGGCCGAACGCTTTCGGGCCAAACAACCGAGGCATTTTGGAACTCAATAGCCCATGCCCGCCCCTTTTGCGTCGGTATCAATTGTGCCCTTGGAGCAGCCGACATGCGTCCGTATGTCGAGACCCTCGCTAAGATCGCAGATTGCTATGTGCACGTCTACCCCAATGCCGGCTTGCCTAACCCGCTTTCAGAAACCGGTTACGACGACACACCTGAAAACATGCGTAGTGTTTTAGGCGAGTTCGCTCAAGATGGCCTACTCAATATCGTTGGGGGGTGTTGTGGCACCACGCCGGGGCATATCGGTGAGATCGCCTTCGGTGCTCAAAATGCCGCGCCGCGTCGCCTACCCGAGCGCTCAAGTGCCATGCAGCTCAGCGGTCTCGAGCCTTACAAAATCGGGGACACCGCTATGCAGTCTTTTGTCATGATCGGCGAGCGCACCAACGTCACCGGTTCACCGCGCTTCAAAAAATTGATCAAAAAAGGCGACTTCGAAACAGCTTTATCGGTAGCCCGTCAGCAAGTTGAGAATGGGGCTAATGTCATCGATATCAACTTCGATGAAGGTATGATCGACGGCGTCGCCAGTATGCGCCAGTTCCTCCGACTCGTCGCCTCCGAACCCGACATTTCCAAGGTTCCCATCATGATCGACAGCTCGAAATTCGAGATCATCGAAGAGGGCCTTCAGAACATTCAAGGCAAGCCCATCGTCAACTCCATCAGTCTCAAGGAGGGGGAAGAAAAGTTCGTCGAACAGGCAAAACTCGTGCACCAATACGGCGCGGCAGCAGTGGTCATGGCCTTCGACGAAAAAGGCCAAGCGGCCACACGTGCAGATAAGGTCCGCATCTGCCAACGCGCTTATAAAATCCTGGTCGAAGAAGCTGGCTTTCCACCCGAGGACATCATTTTTGATCCTAACATCCTTACGGTCGGCACCGGTATCGAGGAGCACAATACCTATGCAGTCGACTTCATCGAGGCCACTCGAGAGATCAAGGCCACCTG
This genomic window from Opitutales bacterium contains:
- a CDS encoding TonB-dependent receptor; this encodes MKTTQKILTLSLACLSGAVSAHAQLEELELVVVTPHRGDRTLLEATSTVSLIDSVEIDVSFPQSLSEVVERVPGVNVAQNGAQGAASSIFLRGTESDHTLFVVDGIRVSDANTLYGNFLGGVLPGNTSQIEIVRGPHSVLYGADAIGGVIAINSIKGEGDLTYGLSGLFGSNETFGGSLNAQGAYDALSFSIAASAFSTDNERPNNAFDSDQLALRLDYAVSDEVTIGTTFRRFHQIYGSPNSRFVNDLDNEDSEEQFLTTVFAEATFSDTWSTRLTLGYQDQEFISIDPTFASETLLENKRFVIDLQNTVILEAHTLTFGYNGERADSLSTGFGSVDTDQDLHAVFVENLWDVTERFTLSTAVRADDFDSFGSEITWKAGAIWEAVEEKVFLRANVGTGFRAPSFLELTADSPFFVGNPDLEPEESLGWGLDIETFWLDGQLGARIGYFQNDLDNLITSDFSVFPSTSINIAEARTRGVELETRFRPVDQPHEFGMSYTWLEAEDTGSDLRLLRRPEHTTSVSYAYIGDVWGFDIKGRWIVGREDINAQTFLRIDGEDFLTFDAGLSYNYGENMTLRLAATNLLDESYESVHGFPALGRRVVGQVGFDF
- a CDS encoding ABC transporter substrate-binding protein, with the protein product MIRNRFSSLIYSLLIAFGGWGGVSAAPIEADRVVVLGSGLTELFFYLGHGDHVVGRTRYATYPEEARMVRDVGGMIDPDFETILGIDPDLILINHLAAVDENLDRLRSLDIPVRIAPMEDLDDLFSATLLIGQIAGELEAAMALVDAWKELVAEARADGNSVSKSILLTYDAEDLYAAGEGSFPGDLIETVGLRNVAAASTSAWPQLSKEAVLADIPDVVVIASSTAGTLRRNQQTLAAIEAGSHPFWKLVFEIRRPRFVLADPGLFVVNGPRTIDALAMLQDLSKPHQ
- a CDS encoding ACT domain-containing protein codes for the protein MNENENELKALLRDISPERIPGEFVFLSFEGGLYGKHAELEPIASFQEPEGLTLVVPKLHADSHGMAYEGIFAAITLTVQSSLEAVGFTAVFAGALAAQRIPANVFAGFNHDHVFVPFERADEAMLVLRGLGE
- a CDS encoding GxxExxY protein, which translates into the protein MESSTSSDAKNIDDSKFLYRDESYAIRGAVFEVYREMGCGFLEAVYQECLCKELTRQSIPFREQARLQLEYKGEPLEQQYAPDFICYGKIILEIKGVKALAHVHRAQMINYLKATGLELGFLINFGAHPKVEIERMARSR
- a CDS encoding methylenetetrahydrofolate reductase, producing MPVLFNHSIFMTRYSIELVPRKQAVLLEEAEGIARRFPQIDTVNIPDLVRFKTPSWEACRAVAPHFENQVPHIRAVDFDVDGAEERLLAAVEGFGEVLVVSGDPSPGKMVERASGHCLSVITKLRELRPDLHVYAGLDPYRQGMQDEFEYVRKKMDAGACGLFSQPFFSIDLLRAYRDLLPAEIPIFWGLSPVRSEKSKAYWIDINQALFPRDFAFTVAGNQAVAREIVEEVKANDDHLYFMPIRMDALEYLAGIFD